Within the Thermus islandicus DSM 21543 genome, the region CGCTGATGGGTGTCAGAATGCCGTCCTTTTCCAGCCTCTGCACCAGCCTGTTCGCCCAGGCATGGGTGATCCCCAGTCGGTCCTTGACCAGAGGAACGGTCAACACCGGGCGCTCAAAGAGAAGGTCCAGTAACCCCAGGATGTGGGCGCTTCCCCCCTTCTGTCCGTAGTCTTCCCGCCACTCCCTCCAGAGGTCAAGGAGCCCGCGCGCACGCTCCGCCACGTCCTTAGCCTCGGTGCACACCCCTTCCAGGAAGAAGGCCAACCAGTCCTCCCAGGCTCCCCGCTGGCTCACCCCGAGGAGAAGGTCGTAGTAGAGGGTTCGGTGCCGTTCAAAGTAGGCGGAGAGGTACAGGGCGGGCTCCCGCAAGAGCCCCCTCTCCAAAAGCATCAGGGTGATGAGGAGCCGCCCAATCCTACCGTTTCCGTCCAGGAAGGGGTGTATGGCCTCAAACTGGTAGTGGACCAGGGCGATCTCCACGAGGGGCGGAAGCTTGTGGTCGCTGTGCCAGAAGCGCTCCAGGGCATCCAGGGCCTCTAGCATGGGGCCGGGAGGAGGGGGAACGTATCGGGCCTCTTCCAGAGAACTCCCCGGTGAGCCGATCCAGTTCTGGGCCCGGCGGAACTCCCCTGGGGCCCGGCCCTCTCCGCGCACCCCCCGCAGGAGAACCGCGTGGACCTCCTTGAGGAGCCTTAGGGACAGGGGTATCTCCTGGAGAAGCTCCCTCCCCCGCTCCAGGGCGTGGATGTAGTTGAGCACCTCCTGGGCATCTTCCCTGAGCTCCGCGGAGGGGAACAAGGGCACCTGGGCCTCGAGGGCGTAGACGTCCAGCAAGCCCGCCTGCGTCCCCTCTATGCGGGAAGAGAGCACCGCTTCCTTCTGGATGAAGGGCCGGATGAA harbors:
- a CDS encoding Fic family protein; the protein is MRPEDFAPQAPGKLMAIGRGLYAFLPDPLPPRLEWSQRLVLLLDQASRALGELAGLLRQLPNPYLFIRPFIQKEAVLSSRIEGTQAGLLDVYALEAQVPLFPSAELREDAQEVLNYIHALERGRELLQEIPLSLRLLKEVHAVLLRGVRGEGRAPGEFRRAQNWIGSPGSSLEEARYVPPPPGPMLEALDALERFWHSDHKLPPLVEIALVHYQFEAIHPFLDGNGRIGRLLITLMLLERGLLREPALYLSAYFERHRTLYYDLLLGVSQRGAWEDWLAFFLEGVCTEAKDVAERARGLLDLWREWREDYGQKGGSAHILGLLDLLFERPVLTVPLVKDRLGITHAWANRLVQRLEKDGILTPISERKRNRLYAAQEILKILEEARHAQKAD